In Borrelia parkeri, the genomic window ATATCTAAATGGAATAGATTCCCATCAAAGTCATAATTTATATGTTCATTTAAAGAAAATTCTTTAACCAGAGCATCTATTTGAAATTTAAGTTTATCTTTAATAGGTTTTGTTAACCTAGACAACTCTAACGCATAATCCTTTTTAGTTGTCTCTTCTACCTTGTCAATTTCAGATTGCAATGCAATAATCTTTTCAAGATGTCTCTTCAAATTCAAATTTTCGTCTTCATCAATCTCAAGATGACTTGCTTTTAAAAATGTTAAAAATTCAAACTTGAAATCCATATCACACAACTCTTGATACACAAAGCTATTCTTTAAAAAATCTTCAATAATAACACTCAGCTCGTCTAAATCAATATTTTTAATATCAATATCACTATTTGATTTTAAAGATTTGGCAATACGACTTACTTCCTGCTCTAATCTTGAAACCTCAGTCATTACAGCACTAATAAAATTATCATCCCTATTAATTACACAGTTGATAGCCTCATTACCTATGATAATAAATAAATTTCCCCTATCTAAACCTGTACATAAGAGTTGCATTTGTACTTGAACATAATATTTGAAGAAATATTTATTTTCTAAAAAATTACCGGTTCTGTTGTATTCAAAAGCTGCACTTTTTAAGTAAAGATTATCACTAAATTTGATCTCAAGTAACTCTGCTTCTCCTGTGATGCTTACAAACCATCCATCAATTGTTGAACCAACTAATGTCTCACGGCCCTTAAATTTTTTAAAATAATTATATTTGTCAACACCGTTTGCATATTTGTTTTTATGCAACACTTCAATATTGCCTGCGTGCATACGAACAAATTCATCAAATCCTAAAGACTCTAGTA contains:
- a CDS encoding DUF244 domain-containing protein — translated: MTKINEQKSEVGMQQFSLYRQMMFEGFESFAYQSQENFKGKQKQLSKINKIGRKLPKIGRDECFKFNSKVDFSIQREALKHMGASEVGSMFIGADSLEKLMRDRILKAIGREIPFEDNLSMRKGKILESLGFDEFVRMHAGNIEVLHKNKYANGVDKYNYFKKFKGRETLVGSTIDGWFVSITGEAELLEIKFSDNLYLKSAAFEYNRTGNFLENKYFFKYYVQVQMQLLCTGLDRGNLFIIIGNEAINCVINRDDNFISAVMTEVSRLEQEVSRIAKSLKSNSDIDIKNIDLDELSVIIEDFLKNSFVYQELCDMDFKFEFLTFLKASHLEIDEDENLNLKRHLEKIIALQSEIDKVEETTKKDYALELSRLTKPIKDKLKFQIDALVKEFSLNEHINYDFDGNLFHLDMSRRAIKDRFKFLSSVMDFTFSSNSNVVNDWSTPILNAV